The following are encoded together in the Adhaeribacter arboris genome:
- a CDS encoding heavy metal-binding domain-containing protein has translation MKAILFTVSFFLLGFISITACNNANSSRNATEQTTVKADSSGQAGSELAAVYSCSMHPEVTSNEPGKCSKCGMNLEKVAAKDHEHEEQH, from the coding sequence ATGAAAGCAATTCTTTTTACTGTCTCCTTTTTCCTACTTGGATTTATCTCTATTACCGCTTGTAACAACGCCAACTCCAGTCGAAATGCCACGGAACAAACTACCGTAAAAGCGGATTCCAGCGGGCAAGCTGGTTCGGAATTAGCCGCCGTGTATTCCTGCTCCATGCACCCGGAAGTAACCAGCAACGAACCCGGTAAATGCTCAAAATGCGGCATGAACTTAGAAAAAGTAGCTGCTAAAGACCACGAGCACGAGGAACAGCATTAA
- a CDS encoding four helix bundle protein has protein sequence MEESGRLSKEQFVERFRQKTKNLALDVIRLAQSLPKTEEASILKRQLLRSATSVAANYRAACRARSSAEFYAKCSIVIEEADETLFWLELLTEANIIPEVKVANLMKEATEILSVMAKARKNTSK, from the coding sequence ATGGAAGAATCTGGGAGATTATCTAAAGAACAATTTGTGGAACGCTTCCGTCAGAAGACTAAAAATTTAGCTTTGGATGTAATTCGTTTGGCACAAAGCCTACCTAAAACGGAAGAGGCAAGCATCTTAAAACGACAACTTTTACGTTCAGCCACATCGGTCGCCGCAAATTACCGTGCCGCTTGTCGTGCCCGTTCCTCCGCCGAATTCTACGCTAAATGTAGCATTGTGATTGAAGAAGCTGATGAAACCTTGTTTTGGCTGGAATTACTTACCGAAGCCAACATTATACCGGAAGTTAAAGTGGCAAATCTTATGAAAGAAGCAACTGAAATCTTATCCGTAATGGCGAAAGCCAGAAAAAATACTAGCAAGTAA
- a CDS encoding efflux RND transporter periplasmic adaptor subunit has protein sequence MFLFLAFAITSCRENLNHAAETATEVPYTCPMHPQIVRNQPGSCPVCGMTLVAKQTANTPALTTTSNLNYLLQPVNQAVVADLKTIQPMQKQVQNEIILSGIITYDTRQQNIIPARFGGRIEKLYVQFNYQPVRKGQKLFDIYSPELVTAQKELLYLLQNDPTNTALINGARQKLKFLGATAAQLNTLAQNRRESYVFSVYSPYTGYVLDPAITATPANVPTASAPTAGGDNMAGMGNAGSTGINTSAVATPTNLTTSNGFAVREGMYVTTGQALLKVVDASQVWAQFRVPSNQINQLTPGTPISIYFNQIPGDSVRTRVSLVAPVYDGGENFAQVRASLSAQNKVTQIGQLITGKATYNTGVTLWIPKEAVLDVGTQAVAFQKVNNVFKPVAVQVGQQANGQVEIVSGLTAKDVIAANAQFLVDSESFIRVEKNNQ, from the coding sequence TTGTTCCTTTTTCTAGCTTTTGCAATCACCAGTTGCCGCGAAAATCTTAACCATGCTGCTGAAACCGCCACCGAAGTGCCGTATACCTGCCCCATGCACCCGCAAATTGTACGTAACCAACCCGGCAGTTGTCCGGTATGCGGCATGACCTTGGTAGCCAAACAAACCGCAAATACACCTGCTCTTACAACAACTTCCAACCTGAATTACCTTTTGCAACCGGTTAACCAAGCCGTGGTGGCAGATTTAAAAACCATTCAACCAATGCAAAAACAAGTTCAGAATGAAATTATTTTGAGCGGAATAATAACGTATGACACCCGGCAGCAAAACATTATTCCGGCCCGGTTTGGGGGCCGAATTGAAAAATTGTACGTGCAGTTTAATTACCAGCCGGTACGTAAAGGGCAGAAGTTGTTTGATATATACAGTCCCGAACTGGTAACGGCTCAAAAAGAATTGCTGTACCTGTTACAAAATGATCCTACCAATACGGCTCTAATAAACGGGGCTCGCCAAAAATTAAAGTTTTTAGGCGCCACCGCCGCGCAATTAAATACTTTAGCCCAGAATCGTCGGGAGTCCTACGTTTTTTCGGTGTACAGCCCCTACACGGGTTATGTACTCGACCCGGCAATTACTGCAACTCCGGCTAACGTTCCTACTGCTTCGGCCCCCACAGCCGGAGGAGATAATATGGCAGGGATGGGTAATGCGGGTAGTACGGGTATTAATACAAGTGCGGTAGCGACCCCAACAAATCTAACAACCAGTAATGGTTTTGCCGTCCGGGAAGGAATGTACGTAACCACCGGCCAGGCACTGTTAAAAGTAGTGGATGCTTCGCAAGTATGGGCGCAATTCAGGGTACCCAGTAATCAAATTAATCAATTAACCCCAGGGACTCCTATATCCATTTATTTTAATCAAATACCGGGCGATTCGGTGCGCACCCGGGTGAGCTTGGTAGCACCGGTTTATGACGGCGGCGAAAATTTTGCCCAGGTACGTGCTTCTCTTTCGGCTCAAAATAAAGTAACGCAAATTGGTCAATTAATCACCGGAAAAGCTACTTACAATACCGGAGTAACTCTTTGGATACCGAAGGAAGCAGTGTTAGATGTGGGTACCCAGGCCGTAGCCTTCCAAAAAGTAAATAATGTTTTTAAACCGGTTGCGGTTCAGGTGGGGCAACAAGCAAACGGCCAGGTAGAAATAGTATCGGGATTAACGGCCAAGGATGTAATAGCCGCCAACGCCCAGTTTTTAGTGGACAGCGAAAGCTTTATCCGGGTGGAGAAGAATAATCAATGA
- a CDS encoding TolC family protein, with translation MLNNKYKYGLAIGLFLVAFLPLRAQNRVMNLDSVLLYIHHYNLMLQEHDLQTEAIKTYAEGAKSWMSPMIGAGVFMYPYPGQRIMEDRDKGMLMTAAQQEIPNPAKLKAQEKYMQSRVAVEEEGHEVMYNQLRAQAKIAYYQWVVLEKKKSILRESQRIMGFMLKLAKVRYPYNQSTLGSIYKAEARLHEVENMLLMNESEIGMKNIQLNILMNLPRDTRFQIDTVVKVPEVAIQTDTSYFNSARSDVRQLDRKIESMRLNLLLENSQRLPDFSIRFENMLPRDRMMPQVFTAMGMVSIPFAPWSNRMYKANSKAMNLEIQSMQIGRENLLKEAQGMAANMALELKSKKTQVQNYQTKIIPALRRNYETTLLSYEQNTGQLLLVMDAWEALNMAQMEYLNNLEQLYLIGVNYEKELEK, from the coding sequence ATGTTAAACAATAAGTATAAATATGGCTTGGCTATTGGGCTTTTTCTGGTGGCGTTTTTACCTCTGCGGGCGCAGAACCGGGTAATGAACCTCGACAGTGTTCTGCTTTATATACATCATTATAACCTGATGTTGCAGGAACATGACTTACAAACCGAGGCCATCAAGACGTACGCGGAAGGAGCCAAAAGCTGGATGTCACCTATGATAGGAGCCGGCGTGTTTATGTATCCTTATCCGGGGCAGCGGATTATGGAAGACCGGGATAAAGGCATGCTTATGACCGCTGCCCAACAGGAAATTCCTAATCCAGCTAAACTGAAAGCCCAAGAAAAGTATATGCAATCGCGAGTGGCAGTTGAGGAGGAAGGTCACGAAGTTATGTACAATCAGTTGCGGGCCCAGGCTAAAATTGCCTATTACCAATGGGTAGTTTTAGAGAAAAAAAAATCGATTCTCCGGGAAAGTCAGCGCATTATGGGGTTTATGCTCAAACTCGCCAAAGTACGGTACCCTTACAACCAAAGCACTTTAGGCAGTATCTACAAGGCCGAAGCACGGTTGCACGAAGTGGAAAATATGCTGCTGATGAATGAAAGCGAAATCGGGATGAAGAATATTCAATTAAATATTCTGATGAATCTGCCCAGAGATACCCGTTTTCAGATTGATACCGTGGTAAAGGTTCCAGAAGTAGCTATTCAAACGGATACTTCTTATTTCAATTCAGCCCGCAGCGATGTGCGGCAGTTAGATAGAAAAATTGAATCCATGCGGCTCAACCTACTCCTCGAAAATAGCCAGCGCCTGCCGGATTTTAGTATCCGATTCGAAAACATGCTGCCCCGCGACCGGATGATGCCGCAGGTGTTTACCGCTATGGGTATGGTATCTATCCCTTTTGCGCCTTGGTCGAACCGGATGTATAAAGCCAATTCTAAAGCCATGAATTTGGAAATTCAATCCATGCAAATAGGCCGGGAGAACTTATTGAAAGAAGCCCAGGGCATGGCGGCCAATATGGCTTTGGAGTTAAAATCAAAGAAAACCCAGGTCCAGAACTATCAAACAAAAATTATCCCGGCTCTCCGGCGAAACTACGAAACTACCTTGCTGAGCTACGAGCAGAATACCGGGCAATTACTCTTAGTAATGGATGCCTGGGAAGCGCTGAACATGGCCCAAATGGAATACCTGAATAACCTGGAACAACTCTATCTGATAGGGGTGAATTATGAGAAAGAACTGGAAAAATAA
- a CDS encoding efflux RND transporter permease subunit has translation MNLSDSERLAIIEKASKQVGPSVFWSTVIIITSFLPVFLLTGQEGRLFSPLAWTKTFILIVDAFVAITVTPVLLSLFLKGKFKPESSNPINRGLERVYGPILRWCLEWRKTTIGINIIALFIAIPMMLRLGSEFMPPLDESSILFMPITLPDISNSEAKRILQVQDKIIKSVPEVAQVLGKAGRASTATDNSPISMIETIIQLKPESEWREGMTKAKIIAELDQKLQIPGVINGWTQPIINRINMLATGIRTDVGVKVYGQSLDSIALLSERIRNALQEIPGVKDLYIEPVTGGKYLEIQPKREELGRYGLSVNDVNAVVESALGGIPIGNTVEGRQRFSINVRLAQEYRNSLDRIRRIPIQSVSLGSVPLSAVADVQFVEGPPMIASENAQLRGAVLFNVRERDLGSTVQEAIQKINQEVTGIPTGYHLEWSGQWENQIRANQTLKIIIPLVLVIIFLILYFSFRSLKEALLNLITIPFAMIGGVFIVYFYGINLSVAVAVGFIALFGLAVETAMVMVVYLNEAMNQLVAEKGNSGQSITKQDIREYVFRGAAKRLRPKIMTVSVSLFGLIPVLWATGVGTDVMLPIVLPLIGGVFTSSIHILLVTPVVFEMTKEYELRKHGKIEIYDVKQ, from the coding sequence ATGAACCTATCCGATTCCGAAAGATTAGCTATCATCGAAAAAGCATCGAAGCAAGTGGGGCCCAGCGTGTTTTGGAGTACCGTTATCATTATTACTTCTTTTCTGCCGGTGTTTTTACTGACGGGGCAGGAGGGAAGATTATTTAGTCCCTTGGCCTGGACCAAGACCTTTATATTAATTGTGGATGCCTTCGTAGCCATAACGGTTACGCCGGTGCTGCTTTCTCTGTTTCTAAAAGGAAAGTTTAAGCCGGAGAGCAGTAATCCCATTAACCGGGGTTTGGAGCGGGTGTACGGACCTATTTTACGCTGGTGTTTGGAATGGCGTAAAACTACCATTGGCATCAATATTATCGCTTTATTTATTGCCATTCCGATGATGCTGCGTTTAGGTTCGGAGTTTATGCCACCCTTAGATGAAAGCTCCATTTTGTTTATGCCCATCACGCTCCCGGATATTTCTAATTCCGAAGCTAAGCGCATACTACAGGTGCAGGATAAGATTATTAAATCAGTGCCGGAAGTAGCGCAGGTTCTGGGTAAAGCGGGCCGGGCGAGTACCGCAACGGACAATTCTCCCATCAGCATGATCGAAACTATTATTCAGCTGAAACCCGAATCGGAATGGCGGGAAGGCATGACCAAAGCTAAAATTATAGCCGAACTTGACCAAAAACTACAAATCCCAGGGGTAATAAACGGCTGGACCCAGCCTATCATTAACCGAATAAATATGCTGGCTACCGGCATCCGTACCGATGTAGGAGTAAAAGTGTATGGGCAAAGTCTCGATTCTATTGCTTTGCTATCAGAAAGAATAAGAAACGCGCTTCAGGAAATTCCAGGAGTTAAAGATTTGTACATCGAGCCGGTTACTGGCGGTAAATATTTGGAAATTCAGCCGAAACGGGAGGAACTGGGCCGGTACGGATTGTCGGTGAATGATGTGAATGCGGTGGTCGAATCTGCTTTAGGCGGCATACCCATTGGAAATACTGTAGAAGGCCGCCAGCGTTTTTCCATTAACGTACGATTAGCCCAGGAGTACCGCAACAGTTTAGACCGGATCCGCCGCATTCCCATTCAATCCGTTTCTTTGGGTTCCGTACCTTTATCGGCGGTGGCAGACGTACAGTTTGTGGAAGGTCCGCCCATGATTGCCTCCGAAAATGCCCAGTTACGCGGTGCGGTGCTTTTCAACGTACGGGAGCGGGATTTAGGCAGCACCGTGCAGGAAGCAATTCAGAAAATAAACCAGGAAGTAACCGGTATCCCAACGGGCTACCACCTGGAATGGAGCGGCCAATGGGAAAATCAAATCCGGGCCAATCAGACTCTAAAAATTATTATTCCCCTGGTGCTTGTAATTATTTTCCTGATTCTGTATTTCTCCTTTAGATCGTTAAAAGAAGCTTTACTTAATTTAATTACCATTCCCTTTGCCATGATAGGAGGCGTATTTATCGTGTACTTCTACGGTATAAATCTATCGGTTGCGGTGGCAGTTGGGTTTATTGCTTTGTTTGGCTTGGCGGTGGAAACGGCCATGGTGATGGTGGTTTACCTCAACGAAGCCATGAACCAGTTAGTAGCCGAAAAAGGTAATTCTGGTCAAAGCATCACCAAGCAGGACATCCGGGAATATGTTTTTAGGGGAGCCGCCAAACGCTTGCGGCCCAAAATCATGACGGTTTCGGTTTCCTTGTTTGGTTTAATTCCGGTACTGTGGGCTACCGGGGTAGGTACCGATGTAATGCTGCCCATTGTGTTGCCCCTGATTGGCGGCGTTTTTACTTCTTCTATCCATATTTTGTTGGTTACGCCGGTCGTTTTTGAAATGACGAAAGAGTACGAATTAAGAAAACACGGTAAAATTGAAATTTACGATGTTAAACAATAA
- a CDS encoding pirin family protein — protein sequence MLDIVIEARKAAIGPGMNVRRILPFRLRRMVGPFIFMDHAGPIEMPPSLVPSMDVLPHPHIGLSTVSYLFGGQVTHRDSLGVQQVIRPGEVNWMTAGSGIAHSERFEDPAALAGGQLEMIQTWVALPEKDEESAPTFDNYQPGQLPIFTDSGVWMRLIAGDAFGLKNHVKTHSPLFYLHVVLQPGARFGLPREHTERGIYVAKGSIELSSRTYSVGQMLVFSKGVDPVIVAKEPATLLFLGGEPLGERFIWWNFVSSRKERIEQAKADWKEGRILLPPTDNLEFIPLPEDKSRPAGSPAPEALS from the coding sequence ATGCTGGATATTGTAATTGAAGCCCGTAAAGCGGCTATTGGTCCGGGAATGAACGTTCGCCGGATTCTTCCTTTCCGGTTGCGGCGGATGGTGGGTCCTTTTATTTTTATGGATCATGCTGGGCCAATAGAAATGCCTCCCTCTTTAGTACCTTCAATGGATGTGTTGCCGCATCCGCATATTGGTTTATCCACGGTTAGCTACTTATTTGGCGGCCAAGTTACCCATCGCGATAGTTTGGGTGTCCAGCAGGTAATTCGTCCGGGCGAAGTAAACTGGATGACGGCCGGCAGCGGTATTGCACATTCGGAACGCTTTGAAGATCCGGCGGCCTTAGCTGGGGGCCAGTTAGAAATGATTCAGACCTGGGTAGCACTTCCCGAAAAAGACGAAGAATCAGCACCAACTTTCGATAATTACCAACCCGGGCAATTACCCATTTTTACGGATTCCGGCGTATGGATGCGGTTAATTGCCGGCGATGCCTTTGGTTTAAAGAACCATGTAAAAACCCATTCGCCTTTGTTTTACCTGCACGTCGTATTGCAACCCGGAGCCCGGTTCGGTTTGCCCCGGGAACACACCGAACGGGGAATTTATGTAGCCAAAGGAAGCATAGAACTTTCTAGCCGCACTTATTCGGTGGGTCAAATGCTGGTTTTTTCTAAAGGAGTGGACCCGGTGATTGTAGCCAAAGAACCTGCTACTCTCCTATTTTTAGGAGGCGAACCCTTAGGCGAACGTTTTATCTGGTGGAATTTTGTTTCGTCGCGGAAAGAACGCATCGAGCAAGCCAAAGCTGACTGGAAGGAAGGCCGAATACTTTTACCTCCTACTGATAATCTAGAGTTTATTCCACTGCCGGAAGATAAATCCAGGCCGGCCGGCAGCCCCGCGCCCGAAGCCCTTTCCTGA
- a CDS encoding efflux RND transporter permease subunit: protein MIGNLISFSLRNRLVVLLLAAGLFGWGVYSISVNKVDAIPDLSENQVIVFTEWMGRSPQIMEDQVTYPLVTNLQGMPLVKYVRGVSMFGMSFIYIIFEDKTDVYWARERVLERLNYANRLLPEGAVPTLGPDGTGVGHILWYTLDAPGLDLGEQRAIQDWYVKFSLQNVAGVSEIASFGGFQKQYQITLDPNKLTYFNLSVPQVIGAVRANNNESGGRKFERSAIGYIIKTTGYLQSTEQIENIPVVTSNTIPVRVKDVATVQMTGESRLGIFDLNGEGEAVGGIVVMRYGENAAEVIANVKAKMKEVAVGLPKGVKFNIVYDRSGLITESVDSVKATLIDEMVVASVLVFIFLFHWRSALIIIIQLPLSVAIGFILLNAFDISSNIMSLTGIALAIGVIVDDAIVMVENAYRHLADAQNS from the coding sequence ATGATTGGCAACTTAATTTCTTTTTCTCTCCGGAACCGGCTGGTGGTTTTGCTGCTGGCGGCCGGATTATTTGGTTGGGGCGTATACTCCATTTCCGTTAACAAAGTAGATGCTATTCCGGATTTATCTGAAAACCAGGTAATTGTATTTACCGAATGGATGGGCCGCAGCCCGCAGATTATGGAAGACCAGGTAACCTATCCCTTGGTTACGAATTTGCAGGGCATGCCCCTGGTAAAGTATGTGCGCGGCGTATCTATGTTTGGGATGAGTTTTATTTACATCATTTTTGAAGATAAAACCGATGTTTATTGGGCCCGGGAAAGAGTACTGGAACGCCTGAACTACGCGAACCGCTTATTGCCGGAAGGCGCCGTTCCTACCTTAGGGCCGGATGGAACCGGAGTAGGGCATATCTTGTGGTATACCTTAGATGCACCCGGCCTGGACTTAGGCGAACAGCGGGCTATCCAGGATTGGTACGTGAAATTTTCGCTGCAAAATGTTGCGGGGGTAAGCGAAATTGCATCGTTCGGCGGCTTCCAGAAACAATACCAGATCACCTTAGACCCGAATAAACTAACTTATTTCAATTTATCGGTACCTCAAGTAATTGGCGCCGTGCGGGCAAACAATAACGAGAGCGGCGGCCGCAAGTTCGAAAGGAGTGCTATCGGGTATATCATTAAAACTACCGGTTACCTGCAATCCACGGAGCAAATCGAAAATATTCCGGTTGTAACTTCGAATACCATTCCGGTACGGGTAAAGGACGTTGCTACCGTGCAAATGACCGGGGAATCGCGCTTAGGAATTTTTGACCTGAACGGAGAAGGCGAAGCTGTGGGGGGAATAGTGGTAATGCGCTACGGGGAAAATGCCGCCGAAGTAATTGCCAACGTGAAGGCCAAAATGAAAGAAGTAGCGGTGGGTTTACCCAAAGGCGTAAAATTTAATATTGTGTATGACCGCAGCGGTTTAATTACCGAATCGGTCGATTCGGTAAAAGCCACCTTAATCGATGAGATGGTAGTAGCCTCGGTTTTAGTTTTCATTTTTCTCTTTCACTGGCGCAGTGCCCTCATTATTATTATTCAACTGCCGCTCTCCGTTGCTATCGGGTTTATTCTTTTAAATGCCTTTGATATTTCCTCTAACATCATGTCCCTTACTGGTATAGCCTTGGCCATTGGGGTAATTGTAGATGATGCCATTGTAATGGTCGAGAATGCTTACCGGCATTTAGCAGATGCGCAGAATAGTTAA
- a CDS encoding efflux RND transporter periplasmic adaptor subunit, with product MKKIFNRVFLFLMVLAFVSCLRKDKHVHHETENATGQAAADTTYTCPMHPQIVESEPGSCPICGMNLEPVTKQIYKDKVTSIMLSDTQMKLGNITARLVQTGQVGNNTILPGRLVPDETQTDVISSRAAGRIEKLYIKETGRPIRKGQPLYDLYSESLLTLEQEYLLALDQVKAFPEQKQFVSILEAAERKLQLVGLTKAQIYKIANSRQLDARITFLAPTSGTITEIAAAEGVYIAEGSLLYRLNRFSTIWVEVELYAPEASQLKIGTPIEVRLPGKSEAIKTKIAFINPEFRQNSQVLIARAEIPNPKGQLIAGTQATITLPGATKQILILPIDAVIRDSRGAHVWLQTAKNTFSPKMVTLGEESANQVAIASGLNAKDTVVATGAYLLHSESVLKNGANQMADHNH from the coding sequence ATGAAAAAGATTTTTAATAGAGTTTTCTTATTTTTAATGGTATTGGCATTCGTTTCCTGCCTCAGAAAAGACAAACACGTGCACCACGAAACCGAAAACGCAACTGGGCAAGCCGCCGCTGATACAACCTATACTTGTCCGATGCACCCGCAAATTGTGGAAAGCGAACCTGGTTCCTGCCCCATCTGCGGCATGAATCTGGAGCCGGTTACGAAACAGATTTATAAAGATAAGGTAACCAGTATTATGTTGAGTGATACACAAATGAAGCTCGGCAATATAACTGCACGACTAGTACAAACAGGCCAGGTGGGGAACAATACCATCTTACCCGGTCGATTAGTGCCAGATGAAACGCAGACGGATGTAATCAGCAGTCGCGCCGCTGGCCGTATTGAAAAGTTATATATTAAGGAAACCGGGCGACCCATCCGGAAAGGGCAGCCACTTTACGACTTGTACAGCGAATCCTTACTCACCCTGGAACAAGAATATCTACTGGCGCTGGACCAGGTAAAAGCGTTTCCCGAACAGAAGCAGTTTGTTTCTATTCTGGAAGCAGCAGAACGTAAATTGCAGTTAGTTGGCTTAACGAAGGCCCAGATATACAAAATAGCCAATTCCCGCCAATTAGATGCCCGGATTACTTTTCTGGCTCCCACTTCCGGTACAATCACGGAAATTGCCGCCGCAGAAGGAGTTTATATAGCCGAAGGAAGTTTACTTTACCGACTCAACCGATTTTCTACCATTTGGGTAGAAGTTGAATTGTACGCGCCGGAAGCTAGCCAATTAAAAATAGGTACGCCCATTGAGGTAAGATTACCAGGTAAATCGGAGGCTATAAAAACTAAAATTGCCTTTATCAATCCGGAATTCCGGCAAAATAGTCAGGTATTAATAGCCCGGGCAGAAATACCCAATCCGAAGGGGCAGTTGATTGCCGGTACCCAGGCCACTATCACGCTTCCTGGTGCAACAAAACAGATCCTGATTTTGCCAATAGATGCGGTCATCCGCGATTCCCGGGGAGCGCATGTGTGGTTGCAAACCGCCAAAAATACCTTTTCTCCTAAAATGGTTACGCTGGGAGAAGAAAGTGCCAACCAGGTAGCCATTGCCAGCGGATTGAATGCCAAAGATACCGTGGTAGCAACCGGAGCTTATCTCCTGCACAGCGAATCAGTTTTAAAAAACGGAGCTAACCAGATGGCGGACCATAACCATTAA